A window of the Acidobacteriota bacterium genome harbors these coding sequences:
- a CDS encoding DUF1552 domain-containing protein: MMIAKKAIPRRTMLRGIGATLALPLLDGMVPALTALSKTAAKPIARFGTVYVPNGIIMAGWTPAAEGADFEFTPTLKPLEAHRKHLLVLSGLDNTGASSRTGGSGAHAKPAGAFMTGIEPLRTTSSASLQLGTSMDQILAQQVGQETPLPSLELGLEGTDTVNGVGTCDVGFSCAYQNRLAWSSPTTPLPVESNPRVVFERLFGSVESTDPAVRKARLQRQGSIIDSVLDKVHALEGDLGHRDRLKLGEYVDSVREIERRIQNAEARGRELPLVDSPAGIPVSYDEHARLMFDMQTLALQTDTTRVITFQIGREQSGATYPQIGVSDSHHPISHHGGDETKIAALRKINAYHTSLF, translated from the coding sequence ATGATGATTGCGAAGAAGGCCATTCCCCGCCGGACCATGCTGCGCGGCATCGGCGCCACCTTGGCGCTGCCGCTGCTCGACGGGATGGTGCCGGCGCTCACCGCGCTGTCGAAGACCGCGGCCAAGCCGATCGCCCGCTTCGGCACCGTGTACGTGCCGAACGGCATCATCATGGCCGGGTGGACGCCGGCGGCCGAGGGAGCGGACTTCGAGTTCACGCCGACGCTGAAGCCGCTGGAGGCGCACCGGAAGCACCTGCTGGTGCTGAGCGGCCTCGACAATACCGGCGCGAGCTCGCGGACGGGCGGCTCCGGCGCCCACGCCAAGCCGGCCGGGGCGTTCATGACCGGCATCGAGCCGCTCCGGACGACGAGCAGCGCGAGCCTGCAGCTCGGCACCTCGATGGACCAGATCCTGGCCCAGCAGGTCGGCCAGGAGACGCCGCTGCCGTCACTCGAGCTCGGCCTCGAGGGCACCGACACCGTCAACGGCGTCGGCACCTGCGACGTCGGCTTCAGTTGCGCCTACCAGAACCGGCTGGCCTGGAGCAGCCCGACGACGCCGCTGCCCGTCGAGTCGAACCCGCGCGTGGTCTTCGAGCGCCTCTTCGGCAGCGTCGAGAGCACCGATCCGGCCGTGCGCAAGGCCCGGCTGCAGCGGCAGGGCAGCATCATCGACTCGGTGCTCGACAAGGTGCACGCCCTGGAAGGCGACCTCGGACACCGCGACCGCCTGAAGCTGGGCGAGTACGTCGACTCGGTCCGCGAGATCGAGCGGCGCATCCAGAACGCCGAGGCGCGCGGGCGGGAGTTGCCGCTGGTGGATTCGCCGGCCGGCATCCCGGTCAGCTACGACGAGCACGCGCGGCTGATGTTCGACATGCAGACGCTGGCCCTGCAGACCGACACCACCCGCGTCATCACCTTCCAGATCGGCCGCGAGCAGAGCGGTGCGACCTACCCGCAGATCGGCGTCTCCGACTCGCACCACCCCATCTCGCACCACGGGGGCGACGAGACGAAGATCGCCGCCCTGCGGAAGATCAACGCGTACCACACGTCGCTGTTC
- a CDS encoding DUF1592 domain-containing protein, giving the protein MSRWILAGVGMAALIGAAQLDLRAEPRPAAQHEAETGAAEARALLNRYCVACHNRRTLTAGLALDTLDVSQVETNAATWEHVIRRLRANAMPPAGRPRPAAATTHGFIEWLEAELDRAGLESPDPGRPAVHRLNRAEYANAIRDIFGLEIDVNALLPADDEQEGFDNIAEVLSVSPTLIERYLAAARRISQLVVGDTSVRAVSEVYPIHGAVDQDGPVSDDLPFGSRGGVAIEHHFPVDGEYIIRFSLRKQEYGYVRGLGRAHELDVRVDGERVGGFTVGRDWEQGQRPPMGYAGKFESIYDSSSFPEWELYSLHADEGLEVRTSVSAGRHQVGLSFHRRPALPEGILPLPLDRSTYSYGQNEFQEGNPGVSEVQIIGPYNPTGAAGLPSRERLFVCEPTGGAAEEERCARTILSTLARQAYRRPATAADVETLLPFYRDGRADGGFDVGIQAAVERLLVDPEFLFRIETDPAGVPAGTPYRLADLELASRLSFFLWSSIPDDELLDLAAAGRLSEPQVLDEQIERMLADPRSKALVENFAGQWLQLRKLRNATPDTATYTAFDENLREAMWQETELFLENELREDRPVVNALRANYTFVNERLARHYGIPDVHGVHFRRVDYPDDTRGGILGHASLLTITSYANRTSPVVRGVWLLENVLGTPPSPPPPDVPSLPTASEGSAPRSVRERLEQHRNNAVCASCHSTIDPLGFALEQYDAIGRWRATNGGNTPFDTGIPINASGTLIDGTEVHGLAGLRNVILNREGQFVETVTEKLLTYALGRTLEHYDMPVVRQISRQTTPGDLTWSTLVSSVVKSTPFLMRRSES; this is encoded by the coding sequence ATGTCACGCTGGATACTCGCGGGCGTGGGAATGGCGGCCCTCATCGGCGCCGCGCAGCTCGACCTGCGCGCGGAGCCCCGGCCCGCCGCGCAGCACGAAGCCGAGACCGGCGCCGCCGAGGCGCGGGCCCTGCTCAACCGCTACTGCGTGGCCTGCCACAACCGGCGCACGTTGACCGCGGGGCTGGCCCTCGACACGCTGGACGTCTCGCAGGTGGAGACGAACGCGGCCACCTGGGAGCACGTGATCCGCCGGCTGCGCGCGAACGCGATGCCGCCGGCCGGCCGGCCGCGCCCGGCCGCCGCGACGACCCACGGGTTCATCGAGTGGCTGGAAGCCGAGCTCGACCGGGCGGGCCTGGAGAGTCCCGATCCCGGCCGGCCCGCCGTACACCGCCTGAACCGGGCGGAGTACGCCAACGCCATCCGCGACATCTTCGGCCTCGAGATCGACGTCAACGCCCTGCTCCCGGCCGACGACGAGCAGGAGGGCTTCGACAACATCGCCGAGGTCCTCTCCGTCTCCCCGACCCTGATCGAGCGCTATCTGGCCGCGGCGCGGCGCATCAGCCAGCTCGTCGTGGGCGATACGAGCGTGCGCGCCGTGTCCGAGGTCTATCCCATCCACGGCGCGGTGGACCAGGACGGACCCGTCAGCGACGACCTGCCGTTCGGGTCGCGCGGCGGCGTCGCCATCGAGCACCACTTTCCGGTCGACGGCGAGTACATCATCCGGTTCAGCCTGCGGAAGCAGGAGTACGGCTACGTGCGCGGCCTCGGCAGGGCGCACGAGCTCGACGTCCGCGTGGACGGCGAGCGGGTCGGCGGCTTCACCGTCGGCCGCGACTGGGAGCAGGGCCAGCGCCCGCCGATGGGCTACGCCGGCAAGTTCGAGAGCATCTACGACTCGAGCTCCTTCCCCGAGTGGGAGCTGTACTCGCTGCACGCCGACGAGGGGCTGGAGGTGCGCACGTCGGTCTCCGCGGGCCGGCACCAGGTCGGACTCTCCTTCCACCGGCGCCCCGCACTGCCGGAAGGGATCCTGCCCCTGCCGCTCGACCGCTCGACGTACTCCTATGGACAGAACGAGTTCCAGGAGGGCAACCCGGGCGTCTCGGAGGTCCAGATCATCGGCCCGTACAACCCCACCGGCGCGGCCGGGCTGCCGAGCCGGGAGCGCCTGTTCGTCTGCGAGCCGACCGGCGGCGCCGCGGAGGAGGAGCGCTGCGCGCGCACGATCCTCTCCACGTTGGCGCGGCAGGCCTATCGCCGGCCGGCGACCGCCGCGGACGTCGAGACGTTGCTGCCCTTCTACCGCGACGGCCGCGCCGATGGAGGCTTCGACGTGGGCATCCAGGCCGCGGTCGAGCGGCTCCTGGTCGACCCGGAGTTCCTGTTCCGCATCGAGACCGATCCTGCGGGCGTCCCCGCGGGCACGCCGTACCGACTGGCCGACCTGGAGCTCGCCTCGCGCCTGTCCTTCTTCCTCTGGAGCAGCATCCCCGACGACGAGCTGCTCGACCTCGCGGCGGCGGGCCGGCTGAGCGAGCCGCAAGTGCTCGACGAGCAGATCGAGCGCATGCTGGCCGACCCCCGCTCGAAGGCGCTGGTCGAGAACTTCGCGGGCCAGTGGCTGCAGCTCCGCAAGCTGCGCAACGCGACACCGGACACGGCCACCTACACCGCGTTCGACGAGAACCTGCGCGAGGCGATGTGGCAGGAGACCGAGCTCTTCCTGGAGAACGAGCTGCGGGAGGACCGCCCGGTGGTCAACGCCCTGCGGGCGAACTACACCTTCGTCAACGAGCGGCTGGCCCGCCACTACGGCATTCCCGACGTGCACGGCGTGCACTTCCGCCGCGTGGACTACCCCGACGACACCCGCGGCGGCATCCTCGGCCACGCCAGCCTGCTCACGATCACGTCGTACGCCAACCGCACGTCGCCGGTCGTGCGCGGGGTCTGGCTGCTCGAGAACGTTCTGGGCACGCCTCCCTCGCCGCCGCCGCCGGACGTGCCGAGCCTGCCGACCGCCAGCGAGGGCAGTGCGCCCCGTTCGGTCCGCGAGCGGCTGGAGCAGCATCGGAACAACGCCGTCTGCGCGAGCTGCCACAGCACGATCGACCCGCTCGGGTTCGCCCTCGAGCAGTACGACGCGATCGGCCGCTGGCGGGCCACCAACGGCGGCAACACGCCTTTCGACACCGGGATCCCGATCAACGCGTCCGGCACGCTGATCGACGGGACCGAGGTCCACGGCTTGGCCGGGCTCCGGAACGTCATCCTGAACCGCGAGGGCCAGTTCGTCGAGACGGTCACCGAGAAGCTGCTGACGTATGCCCTCGGCCGCACCCTGGAGCACTACGACATGCCGGTGGTCCGGCAGATCAGCCGGCAGACGACGCCCGGCGATCTCACCTGGTCGACCCTCGTATCGTCCGTCGTCAAGAGCACACCGTTCCTCATGCGGAGGTCAGAGTCATGA
- a CDS encoding N(4)-(beta-N-acetylglucosaminyl)-L-asparaginase gives MATGLDRRQFVKSATVGLVAAAPGSALGRAPAVRTSRRVSPVVIASGNGHRHTNGGTETCVETAFRLMTSGADVLDALIAGVNIVELDPEDASVGYGGRPNADGVVQLDACCMHGPKRRAGGVAALEGVRTPSNVAQMVADLTDHHLLVGAGAQRFARQMGFTVEDDLNTDRSRRMWLEWKRRTDPGHYLDPDRGAGGNEAGADAAARGREVDDVMLADGVITEEELYGTINCDGINAAGEICGVTTTSGLAWKIPGRVGDSPILGAGLYVDNAVGAAGSTGRGEANLYNLASFLIVERMREGAHPMDAGMEALRRVQSNTVESRLLNARGLPAFGLTFYVLDRQGRYAGVSMYASETSRYAVCTENGAELLPLEPLLDGSVRD, from the coding sequence ATGGCAACCGGACTCGATCGCCGCCAGTTCGTGAAGTCCGCCACGGTCGGCCTGGTCGCCGCCGCGCCCGGTTCCGCCCTCGGCCGCGCCCCGGCGGTTCGGACGTCGCGCCGCGTCTCGCCGGTGGTCATCGCGTCGGGTAACGGCCACCGCCATACGAACGGTGGGACGGAGACGTGCGTGGAGACCGCGTTCCGCCTGATGACCTCCGGCGCGGACGTGCTCGATGCGCTGATCGCGGGTGTGAACATCGTCGAGCTCGATCCGGAGGACGCCAGCGTCGGCTACGGCGGGCGTCCCAACGCGGACGGCGTCGTGCAGCTCGATGCGTGCTGCATGCACGGTCCCAAGCGGCGGGCCGGCGGGGTCGCGGCGCTCGAAGGGGTGCGCACGCCGTCGAACGTGGCGCAGATGGTCGCCGACCTGACCGACCATCACCTGCTGGTCGGGGCCGGGGCGCAACGGTTCGCGCGCCAGATGGGGTTCACCGTCGAGGATGACCTGAACACGGACCGCTCGCGGCGCATGTGGCTGGAGTGGAAGCGCCGCACCGATCCCGGCCACTACCTGGATCCCGACCGCGGCGCCGGCGGTAACGAAGCCGGCGCCGACGCCGCGGCGCGCGGGCGCGAGGTCGACGACGTCATGCTGGCCGACGGGGTCATCACCGAAGAAGAGCTGTACGGCACCATCAACTGCGACGGTATCAACGCGGCGGGCGAGATCTGCGGGGTCACGACGACGAGCGGCCTGGCCTGGAAGATTCCCGGCCGCGTGGGCGACTCGCCGATCCTGGGCGCGGGCCTGTACGTGGACAACGCGGTGGGCGCGGCCGGCTCCACCGGCCGCGGCGAGGCCAATCTCTACAACCTGGCGTCGTTCCTCATCGTCGAGCGGATGCGGGAGGGCGCGCATCCGATGGATGCCGGGATGGAGGCGTTGCGCCGCGTGCAGTCCAACACGGTCGAGTCCCGCTTGTTGAACGCTCGTGGACTGCCCGCATTCGGCCTGACGTTCTACGTCCTGGACCGGCAGGGCCGCTATGCCGGCGTGTCCATGTACGCGAGCGAAACGAGCCGGTACGCCGTGTGCACCGAGAACGGCGCCGAGCTGCTGCCGCTGGAGCCGCTTCTCGACGGATCCGTGCGGGACTGA